In the Candidatus Electrothrix sp. GW3-4 genome, one interval contains:
- the nqrE gene encoding NADH:ubiquinone reductase (Na(+)-transporting) subunit E, with protein MLHYMEILFTALFMENMVLSFFLGMCTFLAISKQINAAAGLGFAVLLIQVITVPINNLIYHYLLKPDALAWAGFPGLDLTFLGLLIYIGVIAAVVQILEMALDRFAPALYNTLGIYLPLLTVNCAILGGSLFMVEREYSFGESLFYGIGSGGGFLLAVVALAGIREKLEYADPPAGLRGLGLTFITAGLMALAFMGLAGISF; from the coding sequence ATGCTGCATTATATGGAAATACTGTTCACCGCCCTGTTTATGGAGAACATGGTGCTCTCCTTTTTTCTGGGGATGTGTACCTTTCTCGCGATCTCCAAGCAGATCAATGCGGCTGCCGGTCTGGGCTTTGCCGTGCTTCTGATCCAGGTCATCACTGTGCCCATCAATAACCTGATCTATCATTATCTGCTCAAGCCGGATGCCCTGGCCTGGGCCGGTTTCCCCGGACTGGACCTGACCTTTCTCGGTCTGCTCATCTACATCGGGGTAATTGCGGCAGTGGTCCAGATCCTGGAGATGGCCCTGGATCGCTTTGCCCCTGCCCTGTACAACACCCTGGGGATTTACCTGCCCCTGCTCACGGTGAATTGCGCCATCCTGGGAGGCAGCCTCTTTATGGTGGAACGCGAATACAGCTTCGGGGAAAGCCTGTTCTACGGCATCGGGTCCGGTGGCGGTTTTCTTCTAGCGGTGGTGGCCCTGGCCGGAATCCGGGAAAAACTCGAATATGCCGATCCGCCAGCTGGCCTCCGGGGCCTCGGCCTAACCTTTATCACTGCTGGCCTGATGGCCCTGGCCTTTATGGGGCTGGCCGGAATTTCATTTTAA
- a CDS encoding NADH:ubiquinone reductase (Na(+)-transporting) subunit B, with protein MKILNTLLQKAAPLFNNGGRLERWYPAFDALDSFLMGSRHTTNSAPHVRDAMDLKRIMILVVIALIPCVFMAMWNTGYQANLALQALGLTGPAGWRGAIMAAMGMHCTPDSFLANLIHGSLYFLPIYLVSLTAGGLWEVIFNLARGHEMSEAFLVTSLLFPLTLPPTVPLWQVALGISFGIIFAKEAYGGVGRNFMNPALVARAFLFFAYPGNMSGDTVWVGVDGLSSATALAKVAAAPAETPLANLNFSWADAFVGTIPGSMGETSVVACLLGATLLLVCGIASWRIMVSMLLGGLSLALLFQFIASSSNALINLPFYWHPVLGGFAFGLIFMATDPVTAPHTDIGRWCYGFFIGALSILIRVINPAYPEGVMLAILLGNVFSPLFDYPVIQANIRQRRLRHG; from the coding sequence ATGAAAATCCTTAACACCCTCTTACAAAAAGCCGCCCCCCTCTTCAATAATGGTGGCCGCCTTGAGCGCTGGTACCCGGCCTTTGATGCGCTGGACTCCTTCCTCATGGGAAGCCGCCACACCACCAACTCCGCGCCCCATGTCCGGGACGCTATGGACCTAAAGCGGATCATGATTCTGGTGGTGATCGCCCTCATCCCCTGCGTGTTCATGGCGATGTGGAACACCGGGTATCAGGCCAATCTGGCCCTGCAAGCCTTGGGCCTGACAGGCCCTGCGGGCTGGCGCGGCGCAATCATGGCCGCGATGGGTATGCACTGCACACCGGACAGCTTCCTTGCCAATCTCATCCACGGCAGCCTCTATTTCCTGCCGATTTATCTGGTTTCCCTGACAGCAGGCGGACTCTGGGAGGTCATCTTCAATCTTGCCCGGGGCCATGAGATGTCTGAAGCCTTTCTGGTCACCAGCCTCCTCTTCCCCCTGACCCTGCCCCCCACCGTGCCCCTGTGGCAGGTGGCTCTGGGCATCAGCTTCGGTATTATCTTTGCCAAAGAGGCCTATGGCGGCGTAGGACGCAATTTCATGAACCCGGCCCTGGTTGCCCGGGCCTTTCTCTTTTTCGCCTATCCCGGCAACATGAGCGGCGACACGGTCTGGGTGGGCGTGGATGGCCTGTCCAGTGCCACGGCCTTAGCCAAGGTGGCAGCGGCCCCTGCTGAGACCCCGCTTGCCAACCTCAACTTCAGCTGGGCAGATGCCTTTGTCGGCACCATCCCCGGTTCAATGGGCGAGACCTCAGTGGTGGCCTGCCTGCTGGGCGCGACCCTGCTCCTGGTCTGCGGTATCGCCTCCTGGCGGATCATGGTCTCCATGCTTCTGGGTGGCCTGAGTCTGGCCCTGCTCTTCCAGTTTATTGCCTCATCCTCCAACGCCCTGATCAACCTGCCCTTTTACTGGCACCCGGTTCTGGGCGGCTTTGCCTTCGGTCTCATCTTCATGGCCACGGACCCGGTCACAGCCCCGCATACCGATATCGGCAGGTGGTGTTACGGCTTTTTCATCGGGGCCTTGTCTATCCTGATCCGGGTGATCAACCCGGCCTATCCTGAAGGGGTAATGCTGGCGATCCTGCTCGGCAATGTTTTTTCCCCGCTCTTTGACTACCCGGTCATCCAGGCCAATATCCGACAGAGGAGGCTCCGACATGGATAA
- a CDS encoding Na(+)-translocating NADH-quinone reductase subunit A produces MASSRTEFTIGKGLDIPISGAPEQSIQEDTPVTEVALLGIDYVGLKPTMKVRVDDQVAGGQLLFTDKKNPGVRFTAPAPGKVIAIHRGFRRRFESLVIKLEGEERLTFTAPCPAPEQLPDAETIRNVLIASGQWTALRTRPYGKVPSPEAEAASLFITAIDTQPLAADPSIIINEYRSDFILGLNALQPLTAKTFLCCSQDISLRRADLPNIEVAHFSGPHPAGLASTHIHFLDPVHSGKVVWHIGYQDVIAIGHLFRTGKLWEERVVALTGPSMQRPRLIKTLAGASVLELCQDELADSQARVLAGSVLSGHGMGEENVHGYLGRYQQQVCALPEKDGSGLLNWLRPGGDRYSSLPIFLSAFTKKAGSKFPLSTASWGGKRAILPMGTYEQVMPLNLIATALLKAIATGNTEKAAALGCLELIEEDLALCSFVCPGKNNFGPMLREVLTRIEEDG; encoded by the coding sequence ATGGCTTCTTCCAGAACGGAGTTCACCATAGGCAAAGGGCTTGATATCCCCATCAGCGGCGCACCGGAGCAAAGTATCCAGGAGGATACTCCGGTCACCGAGGTCGCCCTGCTCGGCATTGATTATGTTGGCCTGAAACCCACCATGAAGGTGCGGGTCGATGATCAGGTTGCCGGGGGCCAGCTTCTTTTTACGGATAAGAAGAATCCCGGCGTCCGCTTTACCGCCCCGGCTCCGGGCAAGGTCATTGCCATCCATCGGGGGTTTCGTCGTCGCTTTGAATCTCTGGTGATTAAACTGGAGGGAGAAGAACGCCTCACCTTTACCGCCCCCTGCCCTGCCCCAGAGCAACTGCCCGATGCGGAAACCATCAGGAATGTCCTTATTGCATCCGGGCAATGGACAGCCCTGCGAACACGGCCCTATGGCAAGGTGCCCTCCCCCGAGGCGGAAGCGGCCTCCCTCTTTATCACGGCTATTGATACTCAGCCCTTAGCAGCAGATCCATCAATCATCATTAACGAGTACCGAAGTGATTTTATCTTAGGGCTGAACGCTCTTCAACCCCTGACAGCCAAAACCTTTCTCTGTTGCTCTCAGGACATAAGTCTGCGGAGAGCTGACCTCCCGAATATCGAGGTTGCTCATTTTTCCGGCCCCCATCCTGCCGGGCTGGCTTCAACCCATATCCATTTTCTTGATCCGGTACATTCCGGCAAAGTGGTCTGGCATATCGGCTACCAGGATGTGATTGCAATCGGTCATCTCTTCCGCACCGGTAAGCTCTGGGAGGAACGTGTTGTCGCCCTCACAGGACCGTCCATGCAGCGTCCTCGTCTCATAAAAACCTTGGCCGGTGCCTCTGTTCTCGAACTTTGTCAGGATGAGCTTGCTGATTCCCAGGCCCGCGTGCTTGCCGGATCGGTGTTAAGCGGGCATGGGATGGGCGAAGAGAACGTTCACGGTTATCTGGGCCGCTACCAGCAGCAGGTCTGCGCCCTGCCGGAAAAAGACGGCTCCGGCCTGTTGAACTGGCTGCGTCCGGGAGGCGACCGCTATTCCAGCCTTCCGATCTTCCTCTCTGCCTTTACAAAGAAAGCCGGGAGCAAATTTCCTCTGAGTACGGCAAGCTGGGGAGGAAAACGGGCCATCCTGCCTATGGGAACTTATGAACAGGTTATGCCGCTGAACCTGATTGCCACGGCCCTGCTCAAGGCCATTGCCACCGGCAATACGGAAAAGGCAGCTGCCTTGGGTTGCCTTGAGTTGATTGAGGAGGATCTGGCCCTGTGCAGTTTTGTCTGTCCTGGGAAGAATAACTTCGGGCCAATGTTGCGGGAGGTTTTGACGAGGATTGAGGAGGATGGGTGA
- the aprB gene encoding adenylyl-sulfate reductase subunit beta — protein MPSYVNPEKCDGCKGGDKTACMYICPNDLMVLNTEEMKAYNQEPDACWECYSCVKICPQGAIAVRGYDDFVPMGGQVHPMRSSDSIMWTIKFRNGNIKRFKFPIRTTAEGSANAYPDEKGVNLDDECLTLETELKKPTMVA, from the coding sequence ATGCCAAGTTACGTAAATCCAGAGAAATGTGATGGTTGCAAGGGTGGTGATAAGACCGCCTGTATGTACATCTGCCCCAATGACCTGATGGTGCTGAACACCGAAGAGATGAAGGCATACAATCAGGAGCCGGATGCATGCTGGGAGTGTTACTCCTGTGTTAAGATCTGTCCGCAGGGTGCTATTGCTGTTCGCGGTTACGATGACTTCGTGCCTATGGGTGGTCAGGTTCATCCAATGCGTTCTTCTGATTCCATTATGTGGACCATCAAATTCCGTAACGGCAATATCAAGCGCTTTAAGTTCCCGATCCGCACAACTGCTGAAGGTAGTGCCAACGCTTATCCTGATGAGAAAGGTGTAAATCTGGATGACGAGTGTCTGACGCTTGAGACTGAGCTGAAGAAACCCACCATGGTTGCTTAG
- a CDS encoding nucleotidyltransferase domain-containing protein — protein MSISKSRKEFIKEQIRNTLCHEKEIQKIVLFGSFLHSDQPNDVDIAVFQNSDKKYLPLALKYRRLVREISKILPVDVLPLKAAAKGAFLREIEAGEIIYER, from the coding sequence ATGAGTATTTCCAAAAGTCGTAAAGAGTTCATCAAAGAACAGATCAGAAACACGCTCTGCCACGAAAAAGAAATTCAAAAAATAGTCCTGTTCGGGTCTTTTCTTCACTCGGATCAACCCAATGATGTTGACATTGCTGTCTTCCAGAACAGCGATAAAAAATATCTTCCCCTTGCTCTCAAGTATCGAAGGCTTGTTCGGGAAATTTCGAAGATACTCCCTGTTGATGTGCTTCCGCTGAAAGCAGCGGCAAAGGGTGCATTCCTGCGTGAAATAGAAGCCGGGGAAATAATCTATGAGAGATGA
- a CDS encoding FAD:protein FMN transferase gives MNNMPPPPRNLQNGLNRRTFLHIAALAGLAGAARFFPFSPDDSRIVTVRESFPLMGTQLNLTVYSPDRDQAEAAITATVSRMQALEKKLTRHQQTSEVARLNRTGLLNQPSQELRAVLELANTIHNKTAGAFDITVLPLLTQYQEQGASLVSQTTLLQNLVQNIGQEQLRLTPDTIHLHNKGTGTAGITLDGIGKGYIVDQGVNILQSYGFQQVLVEAGGDLLVTGGKPQGALWQIGIRKPRSAMPGSLPTVNGDNMAVATSGDYFQPFSPDLRYHHIINPKTGFSPPELASCTITAPNAALADALATGCMVLGKKDSMDMLADMPGCEGLFIGKDLSVHKTQGFAG, from the coding sequence ATGAACAACATGCCCCCCCCACCGAGAAACCTGCAAAACGGTCTGAATCGCCGAACCTTCCTGCACATTGCCGCCCTTGCCGGGCTAGCAGGAGCCGCCCGCTTCTTTCCTTTTTCTCCTGATGATTCTCGTATTGTTACCGTCCGTGAGTCTTTTCCCCTGATGGGAACCCAGCTCAATCTGACGGTGTATAGCCCAGACCGCGACCAGGCTGAGGCGGCTATTACAGCCACGGTCTCCCGGATGCAGGCATTGGAAAAGAAGCTCACCCGTCATCAGCAGACAAGCGAAGTCGCAAGACTGAACCGCACCGGTTTGCTCAACCAACCAAGCCAGGAGCTGCGGGCCGTTCTGGAGTTGGCCAATACGATTCATAACAAGACAGCCGGGGCCTTTGACATCACCGTGCTGCCCCTCTTAACCCAGTATCAGGAGCAAGGGGCATCTCTGGTCAGCCAAACAACGCTTCTCCAGAATCTGGTGCAGAATATTGGACAGGAGCAGCTTCGCCTTACCCCTGATACGATTCATTTGCACAACAAGGGAACGGGGACAGCAGGAATCACCTTGGACGGCATCGGTAAGGGCTATATTGTGGATCAAGGGGTTAACATTCTGCAATCCTACGGCTTTCAGCAGGTCCTTGTTGAAGCGGGCGGAGACCTGCTGGTGACTGGCGGCAAACCCCAAGGGGCATTGTGGCAGATCGGCATCAGAAAACCCCGTTCTGCAATGCCGGGGAGCCTCCCTACAGTGAATGGCGATAATATGGCTGTGGCAACCTCGGGGGATTACTTCCAACCCTTCAGCCCGGACCTGCGCTATCACCATATCATTAATCCCAAGACAGGTTTTTCCCCACCCGAACTGGCAAGCTGTACCATAACGGCACCCAATGCCGCCTTGGCTGATGCCTTAGCCACCGGCTGTATGGTTCTGGGGAAGAAAGACAGCATGGATATGCTGGCAGATATGCCGGGCTGCGAGGGCCTGTTCATCGGGAAGGATTTATCTGTTCATAAAACTCAGGGCTTTGCAGGCTGA
- a CDS encoding Na(+)-translocating NADH-quinone reductase subunit C yields the protein MDKETSVGAFRAVMVLALICSVLVAGAAVGLRPRQEANRKLDRKKNILRAAGLYQGKGDVEELFQQVETKVIRLADGSFVPPEQIDPAEFDQLGSLQSKETSRKLSKEEDTAGLNRQEKYSLVYLVKKDGQLDKVILPIRGKGLWSTLYGYLALSADLSTIIGITFYEHGETPGLGGEIENPDWQAGWQGKQLYDSNAPNGQPAIQIVKSQGKGPHQVDGVSGATLTMKGVNNLMHFWFGEHGFGPFLERFRGVSKK from the coding sequence ATGGATAAGGAAACATCGGTCGGTGCCTTTCGCGCTGTCATGGTCCTGGCCCTGATCTGCTCGGTCCTGGTTGCCGGGGCTGCTGTAGGACTCCGACCGAGGCAGGAGGCCAACCGCAAGCTTGATCGGAAGAAAAACATCCTCCGCGCCGCTGGTCTTTATCAGGGCAAGGGTGATGTGGAGGAATTGTTTCAACAGGTGGAGACCAAGGTCATTCGGCTGGCAGACGGCAGCTTTGTCCCGCCCGAACAGATTGATCCTGCGGAATTTGACCAACTCGGCTCTCTCCAGAGCAAGGAGACCAGCAGGAAGCTGAGCAAGGAAGAGGATACGGCCGGACTGAACCGCCAGGAAAAATATTCCCTGGTCTATCTGGTGAAAAAGGACGGACAGCTGGACAAGGTGATCCTGCCCATTCGCGGTAAGGGCCTCTGGTCCACCCTGTACGGCTACCTGGCCCTGTCAGCGGATCTCTCCACCATTATCGGTATCACCTTTTACGAACACGGTGAAACACCGGGCTTGGGCGGTGAGATTGAAAACCCTGACTGGCAGGCCGGTTGGCAGGGCAAACAGCTCTATGACTCCAATGCCCCCAACGGACAACCGGCCATTCAGATCGTGAAAAGCCAGGGAAAAGGTCCGCATCAGGTGGACGGGGTCTCCGGGGCCACCCTGACCATGAAAGGAGTCAACAACCTAATGCATTTCTGGTTCGGCGAGCACGGGTTCGGCCCGTTTCTGGAACGATTCAGGGGTGTTTCTAAAAAATAA
- a CDS encoding NADH:ubiquinone reductase (Na(+)-transporting) subunit D: MPEKKSELLLNPFFQRNPIALLVLGICSALAVTGSMATALVMSVCLSLVVAFSSLIISLIRQQIPNTVRIGIQITVIATLVILVDQILKAFFYDLAKQLSVYVGLIITNCIVMGRAEGFAMSHTPGKAFIDGLGNGMGYGFVLMTVSFCRELLGSGTVFGHEIMPLVADGGWYQGNGLMLLPAGAFFLIALVIWTLRTVYPNQQEKD; the protein is encoded by the coding sequence ATGCCTGAGAAAAAAAGCGAACTCCTCCTTAACCCATTTTTCCAACGCAACCCCATTGCCCTGCTGGTGCTGGGGATCTGCTCGGCCCTGGCTGTGACCGGCAGCATGGCGACCGCTCTGGTCATGTCGGTCTGCCTTTCGCTGGTAGTGGCCTTTTCCAGCCTGATCATCAGCCTGATCCGTCAGCAGATTCCCAACACCGTGCGCATCGGTATCCAAATCACGGTGATCGCCACCCTGGTTATCCTGGTGGACCAAATCCTCAAGGCCTTTTTCTATGATCTTGCCAAGCAGCTCTCGGTCTATGTGGGCCTGATCATCACCAACTGTATTGTTATGGGACGGGCAGAGGGCTTTGCCATGAGCCACACGCCGGGCAAGGCCTTTATTGACGGGTTGGGCAACGGCATGGGCTACGGCTTTGTCCTGATGACGGTGTCTTTTTGCCGGGAATTGCTGGGCAGCGGCACGGTCTTCGGTCATGAAATCATGCCTCTGGTTGCCGATGGTGGCTGGTATCAGGGCAACGGACTCATGCTCCTGCCTGCCGGGGCCTTTTTCCTCATCGCCCTGGTGATCTGGACCCTGCGCACAGTGTACCCCAACCAACAGGAGAAGGATTGA
- the aprA gene encoding adenylyl-sulfate reductase subunit alpha: protein MALPNKPKGELPAIANPEIVEHETDVLIVGGGMGACGAAFEIKKWAPADLKIILVDKAAMERSGAVAQGLSAINTYIGENEIENYVKMVRNDLMGVVREDLIYDLGRHVDESVKLFEEWGLPIWKKADDGSNLDGAKPAPTLREGGQPVRTGKWQIMINGESYKCIVAEAAKKALGEENIMERIFIVKMLLDKNKENHIAGAVGFSNRENKVHVFKCKTAMVACGGAVNIFRPRSTGEGKGRAWYPVWNAGSTYTMCAQVGATLTMMENRFTPARFKDGYGPVGAWFLLFKAKVSNGNGEFYAMGDAAKEELKQFMPYGQSAVTPTCLRNHLMVNEFKAGRGPVYMATDVALNSFLDEAREAGKNEKEVKKIWKHLESEAWEDFLDMSIGQAGLWAGMNIEPEKVGSEIMPTEPYMLGSHSGCCGIWTSGPDEDWVPTVDGPRSHQYKWGYNRMTTVDGLFTAGDGVGASGHKFSSGSHTEGRIVGKQMVKYCRDNADFQPELEKTAEELAAEIYAPVTRYLEHVGATTHQDVNPNYCKPHGLMMRLMKATDEYGGGVATYYMTSGKLLNICLDLLRMLREDAEKMAAGDLHELMRAWENYHRIWCVETHIRHIEFRKESRYPGFYYRSDYPTVDEENWKAFVNSTFDPKTQEWKCEKVECINIVETDPWI from the coding sequence ATGGCGTTACCAAATAAGCCGAAAGGTGAGTTGCCTGCGATTGCCAATCCTGAGATTGTTGAGCACGAGACCGATGTCCTGATCGTCGGTGGTGGTATGGGAGCTTGTGGTGCTGCTTTTGAGATCAAAAAATGGGCACCTGCTGACCTGAAGATTATCCTGGTTGACAAGGCCGCTATGGAGCGCTCCGGTGCTGTTGCTCAGGGTCTTTCTGCTATCAATACCTATATCGGTGAGAATGAGATTGAGAACTACGTAAAGATGGTTCGTAATGACCTGATGGGCGTTGTTCGTGAAGACCTTATCTACGATCTCGGACGTCACGTTGATGAGTCTGTTAAGCTGTTCGAAGAGTGGGGCCTGCCCATCTGGAAGAAAGCTGACGACGGATCTAACCTTGATGGTGCCAAGCCTGCTCCGACCCTGCGTGAGGGCGGGCAGCCAGTACGTACCGGTAAGTGGCAGATCATGATCAATGGTGAGTCCTACAAGTGCATCGTTGCTGAGGCAGCGAAGAAAGCTCTGGGTGAAGAAAACATCATGGAGCGTATTTTCATCGTTAAGATGCTGCTGGACAAAAACAAAGAAAACCACATTGCTGGTGCTGTTGGTTTCTCCAACCGTGAAAACAAAGTTCACGTCTTCAAATGTAAGACCGCTATGGTAGCCTGCGGTGGTGCAGTAAACATCTTCCGTCCCCGTTCTACCGGTGAGGGTAAGGGACGTGCATGGTATCCGGTATGGAATGCTGGTTCCACCTACACCATGTGTGCGCAGGTTGGTGCTACCCTGACCATGATGGAAAACCGTTTCACCCCGGCCCGTTTTAAAGACGGTTACGGTCCTGTTGGTGCATGGTTCCTCCTGTTCAAGGCAAAAGTATCCAACGGTAATGGCGAGTTCTACGCAATGGGCGATGCTGCTAAAGAAGAGCTCAAGCAGTTCATGCCGTACGGTCAGTCTGCTGTTACCCCGACCTGTCTGCGTAACCATCTGATGGTTAACGAGTTCAAGGCTGGACGTGGACCGGTTTACATGGCTACTGACGTTGCTCTGAACTCCTTCCTCGACGAAGCTCGCGAAGCTGGTAAGAACGAGAAAGAAGTGAAGAAGATCTGGAAACATCTTGAGTCTGAGGCTTGGGAAGACTTCCTGGATATGTCCATTGGACAGGCTGGTCTGTGGGCTGGTATGAACATTGAGCCTGAAAAAGTAGGTTCTGAGATCATGCCGACCGAACCGTACATGCTCGGGTCGCATTCCGGTTGTTGCGGTATCTGGACCTCTGGACCGGATGAAGATTGGGTTCCGACTGTTGATGGTCCGCGTTCTCACCAGTACAAATGGGGCTATAACCGTATGACCACCGTTGACGGTCTATTCACCGCTGGTGATGGTGTTGGTGCTTCCGGTCATAAGTTCTCCTCTGGTTCGCACACCGAGGGTCGTATTGTTGGTAAGCAGATGGTGAAGTACTGTCGCGACAATGCTGACTTCCAGCCTGAGCTGGAGAAGACCGCTGAAGAGCTGGCTGCTGAGATCTACGCCCCGGTAACCCGTTACCTGGAGCACGTTGGCGCTACCACCCATCAGGATGTTAACCCCAACTACTGCAAGCCGCACGGTCTGATGATGCGTCTCATGAAGGCCACTGATGAGTATGGTGGTGGTGTTGCTACCTACTACATGACCTCTGGTAAGCTCCTCAACATCTGTCTGGATCTCCTTCGCATGCTGCGTGAAGATGCCGAGAAGATGGCTGCTGGTGACCTCCATGAGCTGATGCGTGCCTGGGAAAACTACCACCGCATCTGGTGTGTTGAGACCCACATCCGCCACATTGAGTTTCGTAAAGAATCCCGTTATCCGGGCTTCTACTACCGCTCAGATTACCCGACCGTTGATGAAGAAAACTGGAAGGCATTTGTTAACTCCACCTTCGATCCGAAGACTCAGGAGTGGAAGTGTGAGAAAGTTGAGTGCATCAACATCGTAGAAACCGATCCGTGGATCTAA
- the nqrF gene encoding NADH:ubiquinone reductase (Na(+)-transporting) subunit F, protein MQEIIAAVLTFLALQFLLVCLIVLAKKKLQPGGEVTIEINDKKELQVKPGSRLLTTLANEEIFLSSACGGGGSCGQCRVTIKEGGGSILPTERGYITRREAKQGMRLACQVQVKRDMQIEVPPEMLETRKWQCTVVSNENIATFIKELVLKLPEGEEMDFRPGGYIQIDIPPHALSFKSFDINKKFLSDWSKFRLFQYKSNVTMPITRAYSMANYPGEKGLLKLDVKIACPPGGCEEPPPPGKASSYIFNLKPGDEVTISGPYGDFYIHEGKQEMIYVGAGAGMAPLRSQILELMKGRHSNRKISYWYGSRTLLEVPYLDDFTALSEKYPNFTFHLCLSRPKEEDKWTGPVGHVHNVLYEEYLKDHEAPEDIQYYTCGPPMMTRSLVKMLIDLGVEEDNIYKDEFGG, encoded by the coding sequence ATGCAGGAAATTATTGCCGCCGTTCTTACCTTTCTCGCTCTCCAGTTCCTCCTGGTCTGCCTGATTGTACTGGCCAAGAAAAAGCTCCAGCCCGGCGGAGAGGTCACCATTGAGATCAACGACAAAAAGGAGCTCCAGGTCAAGCCGGGGAGCCGTTTACTCACCACCCTGGCAAACGAGGAGATCTTTCTCTCCTCGGCCTGCGGCGGCGGGGGCAGCTGCGGGCAATGCCGGGTCACGATCAAGGAAGGCGGGGGCAGTATCCTGCCTACTGAACGGGGCTATATCACGCGCCGGGAGGCCAAGCAAGGCATGCGGCTGGCCTGTCAGGTCCAGGTCAAGCGGGACATGCAGATTGAGGTGCCGCCGGAGATGCTGGAGACCCGGAAATGGCAATGCACGGTAGTTTCCAACGAGAATATCGCCACCTTTATTAAGGAGCTGGTGCTCAAGCTGCCTGAAGGCGAGGAGATGGACTTCCGGCCTGGCGGCTATATTCAGATCGATATCCCGCCCCATGCCCTCTCCTTTAAGAGCTTTGATATTAATAAAAAATTCCTGTCTGACTGGAGCAAGTTCCGCCTTTTTCAGTACAAGTCCAATGTGACCATGCCCATCACCAGGGCCTACTCTATGGCCAACTATCCTGGAGAGAAGGGCCTGCTCAAGCTGGATGTCAAGATTGCCTGTCCGCCCGGCGGCTGCGAAGAGCCACCCCCTCCGGGCAAGGCTTCTTCTTATATCTTTAACCTGAAACCAGGCGATGAGGTCACCATCTCCGGGCCTTATGGGGATTTCTACATCCACGAAGGCAAGCAGGAGATGATCTACGTAGGTGCCGGGGCAGGCATGGCCCCGCTGCGCAGCCAGATCCTGGAGCTGATGAAGGGACGCCATTCCAACCGCAAGATATCCTACTGGTACGGCAGCCGTACCCTGCTGGAGGTTCCCTACCTGGACGACTTTACCGCGCTGTCTGAAAAGTATCCGAATTTCACCTTTCACCTCTGCCTGTCCCGGCCCAAGGAGGAAGATAAGTGGACCGGACCGGTGGGGCATGTCCATAATGTCCTGTACGAGGAGTATCTGAAGGACCACGAGGCACCTGAGGATATCCAGTACTATACCTGCGGCCCGCCGATGATGACCCGATCTCTGGTCAAGATGCTGATTGATCTGGGGGTGGAAGAGGATAATATCTATAAGGATGAGTTCGGGGGATGA